A window from Toxoplasma gondii ME49 chromosome IX, whole genome shotgun sequence encodes these proteins:
- a CDS encoding prefoldin subunit protein (encoded by transcript TGME49_289210) → MRTVAPTRKKERKRCLFFSVKDAEERKVWLFLLFVTLRNLQFERRFSFVSRDLFFSPGFLLPVELPDGLLLGGCDPSRPLLAFFFSPLFLCLSCLLASCRTRTPLSLTHTHFFLLAFFHPSSRFSSRAFFLRNFSLLFSPPSLSVLSFPKMDVEVTEEAQSRICRFSSLNHKFVDLESRIEKLTDALRTLRDAQEEAMIVVDPSDIMLKIGECFASADSDTIEEELDRQIAAKEAVLAECRDELEATKKEMTELKTKLYGEFGDRINLDKGVRLGPPQREEGKKETGLRPNTRACQQERESDIGRKERQKRECDKIERETSP, encoded by the exons ATGCGCACTGTTGCCCCgacacgaaaaaaagagcgaaaacggtgtctttttttctctgtcaaaGATGCCGAGGAACGGAAAGTGTGGCTCTTTCTGCTGTTTGTCACTTTGAGAAATCTTCAGTTCGAACGCCGGttctcttttgtttctcgagatttgtttttttctccaggaTTTCTCTTGCCTGTCGAGTTGCCCGACGGGCTTCTCCTCGGCGGGTGTGAcccctctcgtcctctcctcgcttttttcttctctccgctgtttctttgtctctcttgtctcttggCTTCCTGTCGCACTCGAACGCCCTTGTCcttgacacacacacacttcttccttcttgcgtTTTTCCACCCGTCATCACGTTTCTCCTcccgcgccttcttcctccgtaacttctccttgctcttttctcccccctctctgtccgtcctctcttttcccaAGATGGACGTGGAAGTGACCGAAGAGGCGCAGTCCAGGATTTGTCGCTTCAGCAGTCTCAACCACAAGTTCGTGGACCTCGAGTCGCGCATCGAGAAACTCACGGATGCCTTGAGAACTCTCAGAGATGCTCAAGAGGAGGCGATGATCGTCGTCGACCCAAGTGACATCATGCTGAAAATCG GCGAGTGCTTTGCATCCGCGGACTCCGACACGATTGAGGAGGAGCTCGATAGGCAGATTGCTGCGAAAGAAGCGGTGCTGGCAGAGTGCAGAGACGAActggaggcgacgaagaaggaaatgaCTGAGCTGAAGACGAAACTCTACGGGGAGTTCGGAGACAGAATCAATCTGGACAA AGGTGTGCGTCTTGGGCCGccccagagagaagaagggaagaaggagacaggcctTCGTCCAAACACAAGAGCGTGccaacaagagagagagagcgacataggaagaaaagaacgacaaaagagagagtgcgacaagatagagagagagactagTCCGTAA
- a CDS encoding hypothetical protein (encoded by transcript TGME49_289216), with the protein MVFRKKPRKKREKSRSSSSPSQSREREDGDEIISGQDASGEAPESPPEPQAAPEPLSLASAADQPTEFQSRLLEQLVLLRQQISSQQEEMRKQQQHQREWEKAQEERLAGVWTAQTTRRPERIEDEEASRDGARKDGKQPGEEAAQGEQEATETTGDEIKQGEERREQGRKEEEKRSEREENLVAKVKMLEDQLKAMQEKERDRRDEETRKQSETGEKSDEAEKREHGQEQLLTRLQFSIAYCSSFELPYTPEMLVPDKARSVGKGWRSAPRCTYPQEIGLALEKPAQIKFLQLLSHESKIPRKVELWVSPTDIRSLPSSSASASPSTASSSSASSASSFSTSAALREAYQRASFTRLGYLRFSGNAVSRYRARELKSVNLPHFTECFFIKLVFVGPHCTPEVNPSFQVSLIAVNCLGR; encoded by the exons ATGGTGTTTCGCAAAAAGCCCcgcaagaagcgagagaagagtcgaagcagttcttctccttctcagtCCAGGGAACGTGAGGACGGTGACGAAATCATATCCGGTCAGGATGCAAGTGGAGAGGCACCTG AAAGTCCTCCAGAGCCTCAAGCCGCCCCCGAGCCACTGTCACTTGCTTCGGCTGCAGACCAGCCGACAGAGTTTCAGTCGCGCCTGCTGGAGCAACTCGTCCTGCTTCGTCAACAGATTTCGTCTCAGCAAGAAGAAATGCGAAAACAGCAGCAGCACCAGCGCGAATGGGAGAAGGCGCAAGAGGAGCGCCTCGCGGGAGTGTGGACAGCTCAGACGACGAGACGCCCGGAAAGGAttgaagatgaagaagcgTCGAGGGACGGAGCGAGAAAGGACGGCAAGCAAcctggagaggaagctgcgcagggagagcaggaagcgacagaaaccACCGGAGACGAAATCaaacaaggagaagagagaagagaacaggggagaaaagaagaagaaaaaagaagtgaaagggaggagaactTGGTGGCGAAGGTCAAAATGTTAGAGGATCAGCTGAAGGCGAtgcaagagaaggagagagataGAAGAGATGAGGAAACTCGAAAACAAAgcgagacgggagaaaagagtgACGAAgctgagaaaagagaacacgGACAAGAACAACTCCTGACAAGGCTGCAGTTCTCAATTGCCTACTGTTCTTCCTTCGAACTTCCCTATACACCCGAAATGCTTGTACCGGATAAGGCGCGATCCGTCGGAAAAGGGTGGCGTTCTGCTCC acGCTGTACATACCCCCAGGAGATCGGCCTCGCTCTGGAGAAGCCCGCGCAAATCAAGTTTCTTCAGTTGCTTTCGCACGAGTCGAAAATTCCTAGGAAAGTTGAACTG TGGGTTTCTCCTACAGATatccgttctcttccttcttcgtctgcttccgcttctccctcaacagcttcctcttcgtccgcgtcttccgcgtcttcatTTTCGACTTCTGCTGCTTTGCGCGAGGCCTACCAGCGCGCGTCGTTTACTCGGCTTGGATACCTGCGTTTCAGCGGAAACGCCGTGTCTCGCTACCGCGCGCGAGAGTTGAAGAGCGTGAATTTGCCTCACTTCACAGAGTGTTTCTTCATCAAGCTGGTGTTTGTTGGTCCGCACTGCACGCCTGAAGTTAATCCAAGTTTTCAAGTG AGCTTGATCGCCGTGAACTGCTTGG GTCGttga
- a CDS encoding hypothetical protein (encoded by transcript TGME49_289218~Signal peptide predicted by SignalP 2.0 HMM (probability 0.939) with cleavage site probability 0.923 at residue 25) has translation MLNEARVFQQSFFFFFFGLRHGCLADENGCSKVFFFDEFLLCTRQKASLLLQISALVNAFHLDARTCTPRGKTASVQAQDSRCAMCDGMARVSFRLTEARAEAGRGERE, from the exons ATGCTCAATGAGGCTCGTGTCTTTCAACAgagctttttcttctttttcttcggccTGCGTCATGGG TGCTTGGCGGACGAGAACGGCTGCAGCaaagttttcttcttcgacgaatttcttctttgcacgagacagaaggcttcgcttctcctccag ATTTCAGCTCTCGTCAACGCATTTCACTTGGATGCCAGAACCTGTACCCCCAGAGGAAAAACGGCGTCTGTCCAAGCCCAGGACTCCCGTTGTGCAATGTGTGACGGGATGGCGAGA GTTTCCTTTCGGCTTACGGAGGCGCGAGCGGAGGCGGGGCgtggcgagagagaatga